The following coding sequences lie in one Desulfitibacter alkalitolerans DSM 16504 genomic window:
- a CDS encoding Fic family protein: MDIYRLLDLYKAAIDERRPFEGEVLTQLKEYYRIGLTWSSNALEGNTLTESETKVLLEDGLTVGGKPLRYTFEAIGHAKAYDFMFTLLKNRTITERDVLTMHQMFYENIEKEYAGRYRDMDVFISGSRYPVAETKRIQEEMDGLFQWIATEREKFHPVVFAAQLHKRFVFIHPFKDGNGRIARLIMNTALIQDGYLLAVIPPVLRHEYIELLEKAHRDDKPFVQFIAERVIESQKEIMRLLHIPIPKLDSGMGMQL; encoded by the coding sequence ATGGATATATACAGATTACTTGACTTATATAAGGCTGCTATAGATGAGCGCAGACCCTTCGAGGGTGAGGTGCTGACACAACTTAAAGAATACTATCGTATCGGCCTTACTTGGTCATCCAATGCTCTTGAGGGAAATACCCTTACGGAAAGTGAAACCAAAGTGTTGCTTGAGGATGGATTGACTGTTGGCGGTAAACCCTTGCGCTATACCTTTGAGGCAATCGGTCACGCTAAAGCCTATGATTTCATGTTCACACTGCTTAAAAATAGAACCATTACGGAAAGAGATGTTCTGACAATGCATCAAATGTTTTATGAGAATATAGAGAAAGAATATGCCGGAAGATACCGTGACATGGATGTTTTCATCAGCGGCTCCAGATATCCTGTGGCAGAAACAAAACGCATACAGGAAGAAATGGATGGACTTTTTCAGTGGATTGCAACCGAAAGAGAGAAGTTTCATCCGGTAGTGTTTGCAGCACAGCTCCATAAAAGATTTGTCTTCATTCATCCGTTTAAAGACGGAAATGGCAGAATTGCCAGGCTCATTATGAACACCGCACTGATACAGGATGGATATCTTTTGGCTGTAATTCCTCCGGTGCTTAGACATGAATACATTGAACTTCTTGAAAAAGCCCATAGAGATGACAAACCCTTTGTACAGTTTATTGCAGAGCGGGTTATTGAATCCCAAAAGGAAATCATGCGGCTTTTGCACATACCAATTCCAAAGCTGGACAGCGGCA